A stretch of DNA from Streptomyces venezuelae:
GATGGTGCATGACCACGTACGAGAAGACGGTTCCGGCACCGGAGGCCTCGACGGTGTCCCAGTCGGGGCTCGCGCAGTGGTTGCAGCCCGGCAGCCAGGGGAACCGGAGGGTGGTGCAGGCGGTGCAGCGCTGGATGAGGAGCCGGTGACGGCGGACTCCGTCCCAGAACCCCTGATTGTCGCGGTTGATCACGGGGCGGGGCCGGCGCGGCTTCGGATCCTCCTGGGGCTTCGACCGGGCGGCCGGAGCGTACTTGAGGATCCGGAACCGGTGGGTTCCGGCGAGTTCGCCGTTGGCACGGATGTCCGTCCGCGTGGTCACGAAGTGGCCGGTGCCGAGTTTGGTGGTCTTGCGGGGGGAGACGGATTCGATGACCGAGTCGAAGGTGACGGTGTCGCCGGGGCGCAGCGGGCGGAGGTACTCCTGCTCGCAGTCGGTGGCGACCACGGAGGTGCAGCCCGCGCCGTCGAGGAGGGCGAAGAGCTCGTCATGGGCGCTGGACCGGCCCCCGTCGTCGGAATGGCCGGAGAGTCCGGCCATCGTCCAGGCCTGGAGCATGGTGGGCGGGGCGACCGCGTCCGGGCCGGTGTAGGCGGCGTTGGTGTCCCCCATCGCCTCGCACCAGTGGCGGATCATGGGCTGGTTGACCGGGTCGCGGCCCTGGGCGGCGGTGGCGGCGGGCCGCCCTTCGAAGGCCCTGAGCCGGTCGTACAGCTCGTCCTCGCCCGTACTCCGGCTCTCGCTCGGCGTCTCGCTCCGGTTCCCGCTCCTGCTCGCACTCACCGCTTGCGCCCCTTCATGCCGAGCCGCATCATCGCGACGATCTCCCGCTGGACCTCGCTGACCCCGCCGCCGAAGGTGTTGATCTGGGCGGCACGGTTCAGCCGCTCCAGCTCGCCGCCACCGAACCCGGCCGGGCCCCGGACCATGGCCTCCTCCCCGACGATCTGCTGGCAGATCCGGTACACCTCGACGGTGGTCTCGGTGCCGAGGAACTTGACGCCGCTTGCATCTCCGGGAGCCAGGGTGCCGGCGCCCACGTCCTGGACGAGCCTCCAGTTGAGCAGCCGTACGGCGGCCAGCCGGGCGTGCGCCTCGGCGAGCAGGGACTGCACCCACGGGCGGTCGGCGGGGCGCTCGCCGGTGTCCGGGTCGGGGGTCCTGGCGTGGCCGAGGGCCTCGGCGTAGAAGTCCTCGGCCTGCATGCCGATGGCGGCGAGGGCGACACGCTCGTGGTTGAGCTGGTTGGTGATCAGGCCCCAGCCGCCGTGCTCGGGCCCGACCAGGTTGCCCGCCGGCACCCGGATGGCGTCGTAGTAGGTGGCGGTGGTGGTCAGGCCGCCGACGGTGTCGATGGGGGTCCAGGAGAACCCGGGGTCGTCGGTGGGGACCAGGATGATCGAGATGCCCCGGTGCTTGGGGGCTTCGGGGTCGGTGCGGCAGGCGAGCCAGATCCAGTCGGCGTTCTGGGCGTTCGAGGTGAAGATCTTCTGGCCGTCGACCACCCAGTCCGCGCCCTCGCGGACGGCCTTCGTACGGAGGGCGGCGAGATCGGTGCCGGCCTCGGGCTCGGAGTAGCCGATGGCGAAGATCAGCTCGCCCTTGAGGATGCGGGGGAGGAAGTAGTCCTTCTGCTCCCTGGTCCCGTACTTCATCAGGGTCGGGCCGACGGTGTTCAGGGTGACCATGGAGACGGGGGCGCCCGCCCGGTAGGCCTCGTCGAAGAAGACGAACTGCTCGTCCGGGCCACGGCCCTGGCCGCCGTATTCGACGGGCCAGCCGAGGCCGAGCAGGCCGTCGGCGCCGATCCGGAGCAGCAGCTCCCGCTGCACGGCGGGGTGCTGTGGCGGCCCGTCGGGCATCACCTGCCGGAAATAGGCCCGCAGTTCGGCACGGAGCCGCACCTGGTCTTCGGTCGGGGCGAGGTGCACGGTGCTGGCCTCCCGGCATCGCGTCGTCGAATGAAACTGACTGTCCGTCAGATCCATCCCGGATGTCAAGGTCGGGAGCCAGACCGGAAAAACGCCGGAGCGCCTGCGCTACCGGACCCCAGCCGGTCCGGTCGCGCAGGCGCCCACGGCGCTTGGAAGGGAGATCTACCACCAGGGGTGGAAGTTCACCGCCACGTTGGAGTTCGACTGGTCGATGGCCGTGAAGGCCGAGCCGTTGACCTGCGCGCTGTTGTTCTGGTTGGACGCACCGGAGCCGGTGGCAACCTGCTGCGTGGTGGAGGAGTTGCCGAAGTTGTCCCCGCCGACCCCGCTGCCGATGATCCCCGCGACGCTCGAGTTCGATCCGTCGTTCGCGAAGGAGCCGATGTCGGCCTGGGCAACCCCGCCGAAGAGGGCGAACGCGAGGGGAAGAGCGGCGGCTGCGGCGACAACGCGGGCGGTGCGGATGCTTGCCATGTCTGAATCCTCCAGATACCCGAAGTGAGAGTCATTCCAAGGCAGTTGGCCGACCGCCTCGGTCGTGTGGTGACGACGTCGCGAGACCAGAGTTGCCCACCGAATCCCCGGCGAACCAGCCCTCAGGGCACTATTCCCCCGCAAGCATGAGCAACATCGGATAAACCTCATTCGCGCCCCCAGAGTCCCAGGCCAGAGCCCCTGCCACTGCTGAAACCCCTGCCACACAACGGACGAAGCGTTCCGGCAATCCGACCGGCCCCGGGCATGCCAAAAAGGGCCGCGACCCCACGGGAGACCGCCGTCTCCCGGGTCTGCGACCCTGCAATCCCAAGCTTCACGCCCCCCGCGCGCCCCCGGCGCACACCGGGGCACCCGTTCCCATCCCGAACCCCGTTGCCACCGCTACGCGGCCAGCACCACGTCTTCGGCCGCGCCCTCCCCGGACGGGGCCCGGTACAGCGTCTGGTACGCGGTCCCGGCCAACGCGGCGGCCGTGGTCGACCGGCGGACCGAGGGGGAGGAACCGTGCGCCTCGGCCCGGATCCGCTGCGCAAGGGTGGGCGGGAGCCCGCTGCCGCGCATCACAGCCCGCCAGCTGCGCCGGGACGGCCGGGCCGGCCTGTCACCTGACGGGGCCCCGACCGGGACGCCGGCTCCTGCAGCAGCCGGGACCACCGGAGCTGCCAGAGCTGCCGGAGCCGCCGGCGCGGACCCGGCGGGACCCGCGGCTACAGCCGCACGGCCCCTCAGGCCGAAGGAGGTGAAGAACGCCACGAGCGCGGCGAGAACGGCGGTGACGGCGGTGCGAATCGACGCGACCTTGCTGGTTCCAGCCATGACGGCCTCTCACTTCCCGATGTTCCGACGGGCGGATCTGCATACATTCGTCATGATGCGGACGCAACCGCAGCACCGGCCCGACGCGCGCCGATCTTCCGACAAACACCACCCGCCCGGAGCATCACCCACCGGGCCCGGAGAACAATTCCGGGCATGGGGACAGACATACACGGGTTCATCGAGTGCCGCTGGGATCGCTGGCTGGACGAGGACGACCGCAGCTGGCATGCGGCCATCGACCTCACTCACCTCTACAACGGGCGCTCCTACCTCGCCTTTGGATCCCTGTTCGGCATGCGCGACACCACGACCTTCCGCCCGCTCGCAGATGACCGCGGCCTGCCCGCTGACGTGTCGCGGGAGACCCTCGCCGACTACGGGTCCTGGAGCCCGGACTCGCACCGTGCATCCTGGATCACCTGGGCGGAGCTGGCGGCCACGGACTGGGAAGAGGAAGCGAACGAGGTCGACGAGTGCATCCACGAGTACCACCGCAGCCCGGACGGAACCTGGGAGCTGCACGGCCGGAACACCGGCCTCGACCGCTTTGCCGAGCTCGCCGGCCTCACCGACCCCCGCACTGTCTACCGCGCGGGCCGCACCTACCCCGAGGGCACCGAGTGGCCCGACGGTGATCGTCTCTTCCGCGTCGGCCGCCTCCGCCGGAAGCACGCTGTGCCCGACAGCGACTGGGGTGCCGTCTGGTCGGTCATGCACACCCTCGCGAGTCTGCACGGTGACGAGGGCGTCCGCCTGGTCGTCTGGTTCGACGGCTGACCCAGACCGCATGCAGAAGGGGTGCCACCGATCGGTGGCACCCCTTCCAAGCTGGGCCATGGCCCGGCTGTAGCGGTGGGTGTGGGATTTGAACCCACGGTGACATCGCTGCCACGACGGTTTTCAAGACCGTTCCCTTAGGCCGCTCGGGCAACCCACCTGGCCGGTACAGAGTACCGGGCGGTGAGGGGTGGGCGGGGCGGTCGAGGGAGGGCTGAGGTGGCTGCGGATGGGGCAGCGGGTGGGTCAGGGGTGGGTCAGGCGGTCTGGGCCTTGTCGTAGGCGGCCTTCGCCTCGTTGCCGAAGTACGGGCCGTACATGCGGTTCGGCAGGAAGGTGTAGCCGAAGCTGTTCACCGACACCTGGGTACCCAGGCCCGTGGCCTCGTTGAAGTCCTGGAACCAGGGTCCGCCGCTGGAGCCGCCGGTCATATTGCAGGCCAGGCTGTGGTCCTTGGTCAGCAGGAAGTCCTTGCCGCTGTTGCCACTGCAGTAGACCAGCTTGGTGCCGTCGTACGGCGCGGCTGCCGGGAAGCCGAAGGAGTACATCCGCTTGTTGTAGCCGCCGTTGAACAGCAGGCCCTGGGCGCCGACCACCTGGCTGAGTTTCTGCCCGTTCAGCGGAGCCACGACCGCGTAGCCCACATCGTGGTTCATGTCCTCGCTCGCCGCCCACTGGTCGGTGGCGAAGGTCTTGGTCGCCGACCACTGGCCGTACGGTGCGCTGCCGTTGTTGTACGCCGGCACGAACACCCAGTTGGTGTGCCAGGAGCCCTGGTACTTCACGCAGTGGCCGGCCGTGATGACGGTGCTGCCGTTGGCGCTGGTGATCGAGTCACCGGAGCAGGAGGCCGTACGGTCGCCCAGCGTGAAGAACACCCGGCCGGAAGTCCTCACCACCGCTCCGCCGCCCGTCCAGGCGCCACCGGCCTGCGGGAAGGCGGTGGGGGAGGCGGCCTCGGTCGGGGCGATCCGGGTGGCGGCGGGGGAGGTGGAGACCTCCAGCCGGCCGGCTCCGGGGGCCGCCGTCACATCGAGGGGGGTCGCGGAACGCATCCGTTCGGCGGTCCAGAAGCCCGGGGTGTGCTGCTGCCGGAACGATGCGGGGGCGTCGGAGGCGGCGGCCGAGGGGGTGGCGGCCGTCAGGGCCCCTGCGATCAGGGCGGCCGTGGTCATCAGGACCGAAACGGCCGTGCGATTGCGATTCACGCATGACTCCTTCTGCCGTGCCCTGGGCCGGTCGGACCCGGGCAGGGTGGGGGTGAAGTGCTGTCGGTGCGGATCGGGTTGCGGGGGCAGAGTGGCACGGAGGGGATGGATTGTCAGGTAGTCGTCAGAACGTTCGGTCGGTTCCGGCCAGGATTGGCCGACTTCCACCCGCCGGGTCGTGCCACCTCGCATCACCCCGTACCGCCCCGCCCCACACCGGCCGCCGTCATACGGTCAGCAGCACGCCCGCGTACGACACCCCGGCCACCACCACCCAGGCCCCCAGCCCCAGCAGCGCAGCCCGCCCACCGGTGCGGGCCAGGGAGGGCAGGTGCACCGCGCTCCCCAGGCCGAACAGTGCCGCCGCCAGCAGACCCTCCTGGGCCGTACGCGACCACTCCAGGGCCACCTCCGGCACCAGACCGGTCGTACGCAGCGCCACCGCCATCAGGAAGCCCGCCACGAACAGCGGCACCGGCGCCGGCCGCCGCCCCGAAGCCGTCCGCTCCCCGCGCCGCCTGGCCCGCAGGGCAAAGGCCACCGCGGCCACCAGCGGTGCCAGCAGCGCCACCCGCATCAGCTTGACCAGAACCGCCTCGCCCAGGGCCGCCGGGCCGGACGTCTGTGCCGTCGCCACCACCTGGCCCACATCGTGCACGCTCGCCCCCACCCAGCGGCCGAAGCCGAGGTCGGTCAGGCCCAACGGACCTTGGAGCAGCGGGAGAACGGCGATGGCCAAGGTCCCGCACAGGGTCACCAGCGCCACCGAGGAGGCCACATCCTCCTCATCGCTGCCGGACACCTGGCTCACCGCGCCGATCGCCGAGGCCCCGCAGATCGAGTAGCCGGTGGCGATCAGCAACGGCTGGTCCCCGCGCAGGCCGAGCCGGCGACCCAGCCAGAGGGTGCCCAGGAAGGTCACGGCCACCACGCCGAGCACCATGGCCACGGCCGCCCAGCCCAGCCGGAGCACCTCCTCCAGGCCCAGACCCAGCCCCAACAGCACAATCCCGATCCGCATCAGCCGCCGCCCGGCCAGCGACAGCCCGGGGCGGGCGGCGCCACGGACGAAGGTCCGCATCCGGGGCAGATGAGCCGCTGCGATGCCCAGCACCACCGAGGCGGTCAGCAGCGGAACCGCCGGCACCAGCCGGTGCACACCCCAGGCGAGCAGTGCGCCGCCCGTCGCGGTGGCCAACCCGGGCCAGGATGCGGGTGTTTCACGTGAAACATGACGAACGGCCGCGCCCTGCTGCCGGTTGAGGAGGGCCATCACTCTGCGGGGAGCGTGTACACGCGGCGGATGCTGGTGCCCAGCCGAGAGACGTCGGCGCCATAGACATGGATCGATATCGCCTTGGTCCGGCAGGAGTTGCGCACCCGGTGGATATCGCCGGGCGGGGCGAACCCGCACACCTCTCCGGGCCCGTTGACCACGTCCTCGGTGGGCATCAGCCGCGCCACGCCCTCGGGACCCGGGGCCAGCCGGTAGCGCCGCTCGCTCTCCTCGCCCTGGTGCACCCCGGCCACGCACCATGCGACGTGATCGTGAATGCAGGTCTCCTGCCCGGGCAGCCACACCAGGGCGACCACGGAGAAGCCGCCGTCCGGCTCGGCATGCAGGATGTGCTGCCGGTAGTGGTCCGGGTCGCCCTCGTGCTGGGCCGGGGTGAGCAGATCGTGCGCCCCCAGGTGCGGGGCGAGGAGTTCGCCGACCAGGTAGGCGGTCAGGTCCGGGGCGAGCCCCCGGTCGACGACCGTACGGATCTCACGGACGAGGGCGGCCATCCTCGCGGTGGTGCGGGCCGGCAAGGTCGTGGTCATATCCGCAGCGTGCGTCGGACCAC
This window harbors:
- a CDS encoding bifunctional MaoC family dehydratase N-terminal/OB-fold nucleic acid binding domain-containing protein, whose amino-acid sequence is MYDRLRAFEGRPAATAAQGRDPVNQPMIRHWCEAMGDTNAAYTGPDAVAPPTMLQAWTMAGLSGHSDDGGRSSAHDELFALLDGAGCTSVVATDCEQEYLRPLRPGDTVTFDSVIESVSPRKTTKLGTGHFVTTRTDIRANGELAGTHRFRILKYAPAARSKPQEDPKPRRPRPVINRDNQGFWDGVRRHRLLIQRCTACTTLRFPWLPGCNHCASPDWDTVEASGAGTVFSYVVMHHPPFPAFDPPYAVALVELAEGVRIISNITGVPYDTVRIGMPVQLEFLRVDDDFELPVFRASEA
- a CDS encoding acyl-CoA dehydrogenase family protein; amino-acid sequence: MHLAPTEDQVRLRAELRAYFRQVMPDGPPQHPAVQRELLLRIGADGLLGLGWPVEYGGQGRGPDEQFVFFDEAYRAGAPVSMVTLNTVGPTLMKYGTREQKDYFLPRILKGELIFAIGYSEPEAGTDLAALRTKAVREGADWVVDGQKIFTSNAQNADWIWLACRTDPEAPKHRGISIILVPTDDPGFSWTPIDTVGGLTTTATYYDAIRVPAGNLVGPEHGGWGLITNQLNHERVALAAIGMQAEDFYAEALGHARTPDPDTGERPADRPWVQSLLAEAHARLAAVRLLNWRLVQDVGAGTLAPGDASGVKFLGTETTVEVYRICQQIVGEEAMVRGPAGFGGGELERLNRAAQINTFGGGVSEVQREIVAMMRLGMKGRKR
- a CDS encoding trypsin-like serine peptidase, encoding MNRNRTAVSVLMTTAALIAGALTAATPSAAASDAPASFRQQHTPGFWTAERMRSATPLDVTAAPGAGRLEVSTSPAATRIAPTEAASPTAFPQAGGAWTGGGAVVRTSGRVFFTLGDRTASCSGDSITSANGSTVITAGHCVKYQGSWHTNWVFVPAYNNGSAPYGQWSATKTFATDQWAASEDMNHDVGYAVVAPLNGQKLSQVVGAQGLLFNGGYNKRMYSFGFPAAAPYDGTKLVYCSGNSGKDFLLTKDHSLACNMTGGSSGGPWFQDFNEATGLGTQVSVNSFGYTFLPNRMYGPYFGNEAKAAYDKAQTA
- a CDS encoding YeiH family protein, which produces MALLNRQQGAAVRHVSRETPASWPGLATATGGALLAWGVHRLVPAVPLLTASVVLGIAAAHLPRMRTFVRGAARPGLSLAGRRLMRIGIVLLGLGLGLEEVLRLGWAAVAMVLGVVAVTFLGTLWLGRRLGLRGDQPLLIATGYSICGASAIGAVSQVSGSDEEDVASSVALVTLCGTLAIAVLPLLQGPLGLTDLGFGRWVGASVHDVGQVVATAQTSGPAALGEAVLVKLMRVALLAPLVAAVAFALRARRRGERTASGRRPAPVPLFVAGFLMAVALRTTGLVPEVALEWSRTAQEGLLAAALFGLGSAVHLPSLARTGGRAALLGLGAWVVVAGVSYAGVLLTV
- a CDS encoding DUF6344 domain-containing protein — translated: MAGTSKVASIRTAVTAVLAALVAFFTSFGLRGRAAVAAGPAGSAPAAPAALAAPVVPAAAGAGVPVGAPSGDRPARPSRRSWRAVMRGSGLPPTLAQRIRAEAHGSSPSVRRSTTAAALAGTAYQTLYRAPSGEGAAEDVVLAA
- a CDS encoding cysteine dioxygenase family protein; the encoded protein is MTTTLPARTTARMAALVREIRTVVDRGLAPDLTAYLVGELLAPHLGAHDLLTPAQHEGDPDHYRQHILHAEPDGGFSVVALVWLPGQETCIHDHVAWCVAGVHQGEESERRYRLAPGPEGVARLMPTEDVVNGPGEVCGFAPPGDIHRVRNSCRTKAISIHVYGADVSRLGTSIRRVYTLPAE